The following are encoded in a window of Flavobacterium cupriresistens genomic DNA:
- a CDS encoding non-ribosomal peptide synthetase translates to MEIIELIKEITDHQISLTLDGDDLQISFDGDQLDPNIISKLKEHKAELVAYFKKYASAKKFEEIKKIETQESYALSHSQKRLWVSSQFEGVSEAYNMPASIELKGDYDIEKFKKAIVSVIEKHEILRTVFRKNDNDEIRQWVLPVTELNFVINYKDFSDKPDQLKIITDYIQEDSYKKFDLENGPLLRVSIFKTSGNEYTFYYNMHHIISDGWSMGVLAKDVLNHYKLYASGRENEIEKMEIQYKDYAEWQLQQLAKPDATHKDYWGSVFFEELPRINLPSSKKRPLLKTHNGASIETYLSKPLTEKLKQFSNDNKGSLFITLLGILDVLIYSYTNINDIVIGAPVAGRNHAALENQIGFYVNTLALRNKIDAQHSFKEFYEEVKKNTLQAFLHQEYPFDLLIEDLNLTKDVSRSPLFDIMLILQNTDDDTGEIFEEKNSIDIESKNLCKALFDIEFHFSETDGHLFLKAVYNTDLYEEDMIKTLIGHFKRISEIVVCSNDPIEKLDFLSAEEKNEQLVLFNNVKNKSTLSKSIVDVIEEIAKEFPDEMAISDKDTKLNYSEFNKISNQFSSYLIEQFNVQPNDFIGIKLAQGHWAIIAIFSALKANGAYVPIDVNYPVERIDFIENDAQCKVIIDDKVIEEFITRKTSYSDENRILNIKPSDLAYVIYTSGSTGKPKGVLISHKNLMHSNNARIQAYEKVNAFLLLSSIAFDSSIAGIFGTLSVGGKLCIPPADMLEDIEYLTDFIRKEKVSHFLTVPSYLKILLQPLSQMNNDLKEIIVAGELCHTSLVDEFHAVKTLSDCTLFNEYGPTECTVWSSVYKYSRNEPVISTIGKPIGNTKVYLLNKEQRLIPKGAIGELYISGEGVAQGYLNRPELTSEKFIESPFEKGVKLYRTGDVAIWLYDGNIEFLGRADNQVKIRGYRIELGEIESYIRQIEGIREVVVLVKKGVANQEELFAYIVADRAFNVAEIRNFLIDRVPNYMIPAHYQQFEKFPLTPNGKIDTKKLQQLHENQLSVKVDYIAPRNTKEEVLVTICQEVLKHKQISVKNSFYELGGDSIKSIQIVSRLKQAGYTLKVEQILRNPVIENLALLLTSSVTIINQKEVVGESPLTPIQHYLFENPNVNAPQHYNQSVLLKSESRIKSIVLQDCIHKLLEHHDALRIVFKEENGKRIQYNNPFDVRDYTVIDHDLTTYENPLDEMTAVSEKLQKSFNLTNGPLLKVAHFKMNDGDRLAIIVHHLVIDAVSWRILIEDLLTLYNQAEKNEKLVLPLKTNSFQQWALSQQKHAYSKKMINEASYWSTLSQEKAARIKTDYKINESAAALENQFTFSLDRQTTELLQTKFHKVYTTEINDVLLTGLALAIKEVFEQDRTIIKMEGHGREDIIEDIDVSRTIGWFTTEYPLILDITNTEEDIDSLIKVKENIRKIPAKGIGFGILKYLNEDYGALEINSSISFNYLGDFDNSFSENFQSDFSYSSESIGDNIAKENSDISLLSITGSTESGKLSMTIMYSDLMYSHDTIKKLSEAYQEKLLLLIEKVSKKNETYKTPSDLLFKELTVNELSQIKSTQTIENVYELSPLQQGIYYHWLTSKSNSLYFEQISYRLQIKNIEISEVHEAYKKLVERHSVLRTGFINNITDIPLQVVRKEVAANFYFEKLPASIKERNIDDYVKQFKLKDREEGFILSDSSLMRLKVLDLGNNYYEFVWSHHHILMDGWCMSILINDFNQLLMGISGNSAVNLAEPKPYSEYIHWLRSVDTDESMGYWKNYLEDYNTVAILPFVKDLAQSTYTEGTQSLKIEGELFTKMQTLCNSAAITQSTFLQSVWGYLLSKYNNTNDVVFGAVVSGRPADLSEIEDMIGLFINTIPIRIKHQEKDTPLTLLKRMQQMAIDSNAHHYQNLAKVQSQSELGTELINHIMIFENFPIQEAVKESASLINRSDESDQNLFVEAIEVFEQTNYDFNLMVLPSTTSMRIDFKFNSEKYDAASIEKLSRHLFNVIEQFATLENKYLTEIDCLLDDDRDLILNVFNATAVNYEEDKTVLDLFKECVSEFPDRTAVSYQDTIISYQQLDVLTDQLSYYLCENFEVQSNDLVGIKLERSQKMLIAILGVLKSGAGYVPIDTHYPETRLEYIKSDSSYKICIDDAVLEIFEKEKSNSKIPAVQRTVSGSNIAYAIYTSGSTGNPKGVLNDHSGLYNRLLWMRDDLKISSKDVILQKTPYTFDVSVWELLMPSITGCELVFAQPEGHKDPAYLQEIIAEKQVTVMHFVPSMLGIFLEELDPSKCKSLRHVVCSGEALPGVMVEEFKQKLPWVRIHNLYGPTEAAIDVTSIDLTEVDTKREGVTIGKPVANTKIYIVNKQMSLQPVGIPGELLIEGIQVARGYLNNPELNSDRFIPSPFNNQKRAYRTGDLAKWLPNGEISYLGRIDNQVKIRGNRIELGEIETRIQEFDYVEHVAVLVKGDSTLRKYLVAYVISKSGYTQELLFDHLKDSLPDYMIPSRIIELDSFPLTNSGKLNRKALSDLKEETAVSSYEAPRNEMESELVSIWEEVLKQNKIGIRDNFFWIGGDSILSIRLISKINKKFDVSLTIAQLYEFNTVEALRTQIEKDVYSSKHKQFTKKEIEDKIDLIKEKVLTEISCAETIEDVYPMSDIQKGMVILSSLNSGTGIYHDQFVFQIPTVNTERFKEAFSILIWKHASLRSRFDLTTYEYEVQIVEKEIEFAIDYQDIKELGTKEKEDYIKRYMVSERQNTFSMESGLLWRISLFQINETATIFLFQFHHAILDGWSMATLNTELFQIYRDLTNSTTPKFEKLKSTNRDAIIEELYEKNNQENISFWQEELADYKRLDIFKSENANEHFEKVYDFDFKYKLEEKCKKDGVSIKTAIYAAFIHVLKIMNYEEDFVIGMVTNNRPVIEDGEKILGCFLNTIPVRNRLENSHNLTWSDYFRNTENQLTAIKKNERLTLYEISKITNEETLGGSPFFDVLVNYVDFHVYNELELETDESFVKSREFDFNVKSFEATNTVFDLNINLSGHELKLGYALKRGLKLDITLEKIHSLIDEILSIYLNLPNQKLSETNLSIDDRDLILNVFNATAVKYEEDKTVLDLFKECVSEFPDRTAVSYQDAIISYQQMDVLTDQLSYYLCENFEVQSNDLVGIKLERSQKMLIAILGVLKSGAGYVPIDTHYPETRLEYIKSDSSYKICIDDAVLEIFEKEKSNSKIPAIQRTVSGANIAYAIYTSGSTGNPKGVLNDHSGLYNRLLWMRDDLKICSKDVILQKTPYTFDVSVWELLMPSITGCELVFAQPEGHKDPAYLQEIIAEKQVTVMHFVPSMLGIFLEELDPSKCKSLRHVVCSGEALPGVMVEEFKQKLPWVRIHNLYGPTEAAIDVTSIDLTEVDTKRAGVTIGKPVANTKIYIVNKQMSLQPVGIPGELLIEGIQVARGYLNNPELNSDRFIPSPFNSQKRAYRTGDLAKWLPNGEISYLGRIDNQVKIRGNRIELGEIETRIQEFDYVEHVAVLVKGDSTLRKYLVAYVISKSGYTQELLFDHLKDSLPDYMIPSRIIELDSFPLTNSGKLNRKALSDLKEETAVSSYEAPRNEMESELVSIWEEVLKQNKIGIRDNFFWIGGDSILSIRLISKINKKFDVSLTIAQLYEFNTISDLTDQIKNNVNSSEEHEIVREDILMSFDKLREEIM, encoded by the coding sequence ATGGAAATAATTGAATTAATAAAAGAAATTACCGATCATCAAATAAGCTTAACCTTAGATGGTGATGATTTGCAAATCAGTTTTGACGGGGATCAATTGGACCCCAACATCATTTCAAAATTAAAAGAACACAAAGCAGAGTTAGTAGCCTACTTTAAAAAATATGCTTCAGCTAAAAAGTTTGAAGAAATCAAAAAAATTGAAACTCAGGAAAGTTATGCCTTATCGCATTCTCAAAAGAGGCTTTGGGTTTCATCTCAATTTGAAGGCGTTTCTGAAGCTTATAATATGCCTGCATCGATTGAATTAAAAGGGGATTATGATATTGAAAAATTCAAAAAAGCAATAGTCTCCGTAATTGAAAAGCATGAAATATTACGTACCGTATTTAGAAAAAACGATAATGATGAAATTCGTCAATGGGTTTTGCCTGTTACAGAACTCAATTTTGTTATCAATTACAAGGATTTTAGTGATAAGCCGGATCAATTAAAAATCATAACAGATTATATACAAGAAGATTCATATAAGAAGTTTGATTTAGAAAATGGACCACTATTGAGAGTTTCAATTTTCAAAACTTCCGGTAATGAATATACCTTTTATTATAATATGCATCACATTATAAGTGATGGATGGTCTATGGGCGTATTAGCTAAAGATGTTTTAAATCATTATAAGTTATACGCATCTGGGAGAGAGAATGAAATTGAAAAGATGGAAATTCAATACAAAGATTATGCAGAATGGCAGCTACAACAATTAGCAAAACCTGATGCTACCCATAAAGACTATTGGGGAAGTGTTTTCTTTGAAGAGTTACCAAGAATTAATTTGCCTTCAAGTAAAAAAAGACCATTATTAAAAACACATAATGGTGCGTCAATAGAAACATATTTATCAAAACCTTTAACAGAAAAATTAAAGCAATTTTCTAACGATAACAAAGGCAGTCTTTTTATAACCTTACTGGGAATATTAGATGTATTAATTTATAGCTACACGAATATAAATGATATCGTAATTGGGGCTCCTGTTGCTGGTAGAAACCATGCGGCTTTAGAAAACCAAATAGGTTTTTACGTAAATACTTTGGCACTCCGAAATAAAATTGACGCTCAGCATTCGTTTAAAGAATTTTATGAAGAAGTTAAAAAGAACACGTTGCAAGCATTTCTGCATCAAGAATATCCTTTTGATTTATTAATTGAGGATTTAAATTTAACAAAAGATGTTAGTCGTAGTCCTCTTTTTGATATCATGTTAATTCTTCAAAACACCGATGATGATACAGGAGAGATCTTTGAAGAAAAAAACAGTATCGATATAGAAAGTAAAAACCTGTGCAAAGCATTATTTGATATAGAATTTCACTTTTCAGAAACAGATGGGCACCTGTTTTTAAAAGCAGTTTATAATACAGATTTGTATGAAGAGGACATGATTAAGACACTGATAGGTCATTTCAAACGAATTTCAGAAATAGTAGTATGCTCCAATGATCCAATAGAAAAGCTTGATTTTTTAAGTGCCGAAGAAAAAAATGAGCAATTAGTCCTATTTAACAACGTAAAAAACAAATCTACTTTAAGTAAGTCAATAGTGGATGTAATAGAGGAAATAGCCAAAGAATTTCCTGATGAAATGGCTATATCTGATAAAGATACTAAACTTAATTATAGTGAATTCAATAAAATTTCGAATCAATTTTCAAGCTATTTGATTGAGCAATTTAATGTTCAGCCAAATGATTTTATCGGAATAAAATTAGCTCAGGGGCATTGGGCTATAATTGCTATTTTTTCAGCACTAAAGGCAAATGGAGCTTATGTTCCAATAGATGTTAATTATCCCGTAGAAAGGATTGATTTTATTGAAAATGATGCTCAATGTAAAGTAATAATAGATGATAAGGTAATAGAAGAATTTATTACAAGAAAAACATCTTATTCTGATGAAAATAGGATATTAAATATCAAACCTTCAGATTTGGCTTATGTTATATATACTTCCGGTTCTACAGGAAAACCAAAGGGGGTTTTAATTTCACATAAAAATTTAATGCATTCTAATAATGCAAGAATACAAGCTTATGAAAAAGTAAATGCTTTTTTACTCTTATCTTCTATTGCTTTTGATAGTTCTATAGCTGGGATCTTTGGAACACTCAGTGTTGGAGGTAAATTATGTATACCTCCCGCAGATATGTTAGAGGATATTGAATACCTAACAGATTTCATTCGGAAAGAAAAGGTAAGTCACTTTTTAACTGTGCCTTCCTATCTTAAAATATTATTGCAACCTCTTTCGCAAATGAACAATGATTTAAAAGAAATCATTGTAGCAGGAGAATTATGTCATACCTCATTGGTTGACGAATTTCATGCGGTTAAAACATTAAGCGATTGTACTTTATTTAATGAATATGGACCTACTGAATGCACCGTCTGGAGCTCTGTATACAAATATAGTAGGAATGAGCCTGTCATTTCTACCATAGGGAAACCTATTGGTAACACCAAAGTTTACCTGTTAAATAAGGAGCAAAGACTTATCCCTAAAGGAGCTATAGGTGAATTATATATTTCGGGAGAAGGTGTAGCACAAGGATATTTAAACAGGCCAGAACTGACCTCAGAAAAATTTATAGAGAGTCCATTTGAAAAAGGAGTAAAATTATATAGAACAGGAGATGTAGCGATATGGTTGTATGACGGCAATATTGAATTTCTTGGAAGAGCAGATAATCAGGTAAAAATTAGAGGATATAGAATTGAGCTTGGAGAAATAGAATCTTATATAAGACAGATTGAAGGTATCCGGGAAGTAGTTGTGTTAGTAAAAAAAGGAGTTGCAAATCAAGAGGAGCTATTCGCTTATATTGTTGCAGATAGAGCATTCAATGTAGCAGAAATAAGGAATTTCCTGATCGATAGAGTACCTAATTACATGATTCCCGCACACTATCAGCAATTTGAGAAATTTCCACTTACACCTAATGGTAAAATTGATACTAAAAAGTTGCAACAACTTCATGAAAATCAATTATCAGTAAAAGTTGATTATATAGCTCCCAGAAACACAAAAGAGGAAGTTTTAGTGACGATATGTCAAGAAGTGTTAAAACATAAACAAATTAGTGTCAAGAATAGTTTTTATGAATTAGGAGGTGATTCTATAAAATCTATTCAAATAGTTTCCAGATTAAAACAAGCTGGGTACACTCTAAAAGTCGAGCAAATATTAAGGAATCCTGTTATTGAGAATTTAGCATTGCTTTTAACTTCAAGTGTAACCATAATTAATCAAAAAGAGGTTGTAGGAGAATCTCCTTTAACTCCTATACAACATTATCTTTTCGAAAACCCTAACGTTAATGCGCCACAGCATTACAATCAGTCAGTACTGTTAAAAAGTGAGTCAAGAATAAAAAGCATCGTATTACAAGATTGTATCCATAAGTTATTGGAGCATCATGATGCCTTGCGAATCGTCTTTAAAGAAGAGAATGGAAAAAGGATACAATACAATAATCCCTTTGATGTAAGAGATTATACAGTAATTGATCATGATCTGACGACTTATGAAAACCCATTAGACGAAATGACTGCTGTGTCTGAAAAGCTGCAAAAATCATTTAATCTTACTAATGGTCCGTTACTTAAAGTGGCACATTTCAAAATGAATGACGGGGACAGACTGGCAATAATAGTGCACCATTTAGTAATAGACGCTGTTTCGTGGAGAATTCTAATTGAAGATTTATTAACACTGTACAATCAGGCAGAAAAAAATGAAAAGTTAGTATTGCCATTAAAAACAAATTCATTTCAACAATGGGCATTATCACAACAAAAACATGCCTATAGTAAAAAAATGATTAATGAAGCATCATATTGGTCTACATTAAGTCAAGAAAAAGCAGCTCGAATAAAAACAGATTATAAAATCAATGAGAGCGCTGCAGCCCTGGAGAATCAGTTCACTTTTAGCTTAGACAGACAAACAACGGAGTTGCTACAAACCAAATTTCATAAGGTTTATACAACAGAAATCAATGATGTATTGTTAACGGGTTTAGCATTGGCCATAAAAGAAGTGTTTGAACAGGATCGTACCATAATTAAGATGGAAGGCCATGGAAGAGAAGATATAATTGAAGATATAGATGTTAGCAGAACCATTGGTTGGTTTACAACAGAATATCCTTTAATATTAGACATTACAAATACAGAGGAAGATATAGATAGCCTAATAAAAGTAAAAGAAAATATTAGAAAAATACCTGCCAAAGGAATAGGTTTTGGGATTTTAAAATACTTGAATGAGGACTATGGAGCGCTGGAAATAAATTCATCCATATCGTTTAATTATTTGGGAGATTTTGACAACTCTTTCTCAGAAAATTTTCAATCTGATTTTAGTTATTCCTCCGAATCTATTGGGGATAACATTGCAAAAGAAAATTCAGATATTTCTCTTTTAAGTATTACAGGATCTACAGAGTCGGGAAAACTTTCTATGACTATAATGTACTCTGATTTGATGTATTCTCACGATACAATTAAAAAATTATCAGAGGCTTATCAAGAAAAATTATTATTGTTAATTGAGAAGGTATCAAAGAAAAACGAAACCTATAAAACACCTTCGGACTTGCTGTTCAAAGAATTAACAGTGAATGAATTAAGTCAGATTAAGTCAACGCAAACTATAGAAAATGTATATGAGCTTTCGCCATTGCAACAAGGTATCTATTATCACTGGCTAACCAGCAAGTCGAATTCGTTATATTTTGAGCAAATATCTTACAGATTGCAAATAAAAAATATAGAGATTAGTGAAGTTCATGAAGCCTATAAAAAATTAGTTGAACGACATTCGGTACTGAGAACGGGTTTTATAAATAATATAACTGACATACCACTACAAGTAGTTCGAAAAGAAGTAGCGGCAAATTTTTATTTTGAAAAGCTGCCTGCTTCTATAAAAGAAAGGAATATTGATGACTATGTTAAGCAATTTAAGTTGAAAGACAGAGAGGAAGGCTTTATACTTTCCGATAGTTCATTAATGCGATTAAAAGTACTTGATTTAGGAAATAATTATTATGAGTTTGTATGGAGTCATCATCACATATTAATGGATGGATGGTGTATGAGTATATTGATTAATGATTTTAATCAGTTATTAATGGGTATTAGTGGAAATAGTGCTGTTAATCTGGCAGAACCAAAGCCATATTCAGAATATATACATTGGTTGAGGTCTGTAGACACGGATGAATCGATGGGATACTGGAAAAACTATCTGGAAGATTATAACACTGTGGCAATTCTACCTTTTGTTAAAGATTTAGCACAAAGTACTTATACAGAAGGGACACAATCCTTAAAGATCGAAGGAGAGTTATTTACAAAAATGCAAACTTTATGTAATTCAGCCGCTATTACACAGAGTACTTTTTTACAATCTGTTTGGGGATATTTATTATCAAAATACAATAATACAAATGATGTGGTTTTCGGAGCTGTAGTATCTGGCAGACCTGCAGACTTAAGTGAAATTGAGGATATGATAGGATTGTTTATTAATACGATCCCAATCCGAATAAAACACCAAGAAAAGGATACTCCGCTTACGCTTCTAAAAAGAATGCAACAAATGGCAATTGATAGTAATGCACATCATTATCAAAATTTAGCAAAAGTGCAATCTCAAAGCGAACTAGGTACCGAATTGATTAATCACATTATGATTTTCGAGAACTTCCCAATTCAAGAGGCTGTAAAAGAAAGTGCCAGCTTGATTAATAGGAGTGACGAATCAGATCAGAACTTATTTGTTGAAGCTATCGAGGTCTTTGAACAAACAAATTATGATTTTAATCTTATGGTGTTGCCATCGACGACCTCCATGCGGATTGATTTTAAGTTCAATAGTGAGAAATATGACGCAGCATCAATAGAAAAATTATCACGTCATTTATTTAACGTTATTGAACAATTTGCAACACTGGAGAATAAATATTTAACCGAAATTGATTGCCTATTAGATGATGATCGCGATTTAATATTGAATGTATTCAATGCTACTGCAGTTAATTACGAAGAGGATAAAACAGTATTAGATTTATTTAAAGAATGTGTTTCAGAATTTCCGGATCGCACAGCAGTGAGCTATCAAGATACAATCATTAGTTATCAGCAACTGGATGTTCTTACAGATCAGTTGTCCTATTACTTATGCGAAAATTTTGAAGTTCAGTCAAATGATTTAGTGGGTATAAAACTAGAGCGCAGTCAAAAAATGTTGATAGCTATCTTGGGGGTTCTAAAATCCGGAGCAGGATATGTTCCAATAGATACGCATTATCCTGAGACTCGATTAGAATATATAAAAAGCGATAGCAGTTATAAGATCTGCATAGATGATGCCGTATTAGAAATATTTGAAAAAGAAAAAAGCAACTCTAAAATTCCAGCAGTACAGAGAACTGTTTCGGGCTCAAACATAGCCTATGCGATATACACATCCGGTTCAACAGGTAATCCTAAAGGAGTTTTAAATGATCACTCAGGATTATATAACAGGTTGTTATGGATGCGGGATGATCTTAAAATTAGCTCAAAGGATGTTATTTTACAAAAAACGCCCTATACTTTCGATGTTTCCGTTTGGGAGCTTTTAATGCCTTCTATAACCGGATGTGAATTAGTTTTTGCTCAACCTGAGGGACATAAAGACCCTGCATATCTTCAGGAAATAATAGCAGAAAAACAAGTTACAGTTATGCACTTTGTGCCTTCGATGTTAGGCATTTTTCTGGAAGAATTAGATCCTTCAAAATGCAAAAGCTTGCGTCATGTGGTTTGTAGCGGAGAGGCTTTACCGGGAGTCATGGTTGAAGAGTTTAAGCAAAAATTACCTTGGGTTCGAATTCATAATTTATATGGACCAACAGAAGCTGCTATCGATGTTACTTCAATTGATTTAACAGAAGTAGATACAAAAAGAGAAGGAGTTACTATAGGAAAACCGGTAGCTAACACAAAAATCTATATCGTAAATAAGCAAATGTCATTGCAACCTGTAGGAATCCCCGGAGAACTTCTTATTGAAGGGATTCAGGTAGCCAGAGGCTATCTGAATAATCCGGAATTAAATTCCGATAGATTTATACCTAGTCCATTTAATAACCAGAAGCGCGCCTATCGCACAGGAGATTTAGCAAAATGGCTTCCAAATGGAGAGATTTCTTATCTGGGAAGGATTGACAATCAAGTTAAAATTCGAGGAAACAGGATAGAATTAGGCGAAATAGAAACCAGGATTCAAGAATTCGATTATGTAGAGCATGTTGCCGTATTGGTAAAAGGTGATTCGACTCTTCGTAAATATCTGGTAGCTTATGTTATTTCAAAATCAGGATATACCCAAGAACTGTTATTTGACCACCTAAAAGATAGTTTACCGGATTATATGATCCCAAGCCGGATTATAGAGTTGGATAGTTTTCCATTAACCAACAGTGGAAAATTAAATAGAAAAGCCTTATCAGATCTAAAAGAAGAGACAGCTGTTTCAAGTTATGAAGCCCCTAGAAATGAGATGGAATCTGAACTGGTATCGATATGGGAAGAAGTTTTAAAGCAGAATAAAATTGGTATTCGGGATAATTTTTTCTGGATAGGAGGAGATTCGATTCTGTCCATCCGATTGATTAGTAAAATTAATAAGAAGTTCGATGTGAGTTTAACGATTGCTCAATTGTATGAATTTAATACAGTTGAGGCATTACGTACTCAGATTGAAAAAGATGTTTATTCCTCTAAACATAAGCAATTCACTAAAAAAGAGATTGAGGATAAAATTGACCTTATAAAGGAAAAGGTGCTGACTGAAATTTCTTGCGCGGAAACAATTGAAGATGTTTACCCGATGAGCGATATACAGAAAGGAATGGTAATTCTTTCTAGTTTAAATTCCGGAACAGGAATATACCACGACCAATTTGTTTTCCAAATTCCGACTGTCAACACAGAACGATTTAAAGAAGCATTTTCAATATTAATTTGGAAACATGCTTCATTGAGATCAAGGTTTGATCTGACAACTTATGAATATGAAGTACAAATAGTAGAAAAGGAAATAGAATTCGCTATAGATTATCAAGATATTAAGGAGCTTGGGACTAAAGAAAAAGAGGATTATATCAAAAGATATATGGTATCGGAGAGACAAAATACGTTTAGCATGGAATCAGGCTTACTTTGGCGTATTAGTTTATTTCAAATTAATGAAACAGCAACTATATTTTTATTCCAGTTTCATCATGCCATTTTAGATGGATGGAGTATGGCTACTCTAAACACTGAATTATTCCAAATTTATAGAGATCTGACCAATAGTACTACTCCTAAATTCGAAAAGTTAAAATCTACAAACAGAGATGCTATAATTGAAGAATTATATGAAAAAAACAATCAGGAGAATATCAGCTTCTGGCAAGAAGAGTTAGCAGATTATAAGCGCCTGGATATATTTAAAAGTGAAAATGCCAATGAACATTTTGAAAAAGTCTATGATTTTGATTTCAAATACAAATTAGAGGAAAAATGTAAAAAAGACGGTGTTTCTATAAAAACAGCAATTTATGCAGCTTTTATTCATGTTCTTAAAATTATGAATTATGAAGAAGACTTTGTAATAGGAATGGTCACCAATAATCGACCTGTAATTGAGGATGGAGAGAAAATCTTAGGTTGTTTTTTGAATACTATACCAGTTAGAAACAGATTGGAGAATTCTCATAATTTAACATGGTCTGATTATTTTAGAAATACAGAAAATCAATTAACGGCTATTAAGAAAAATGAGCGGTTAACATTATATGAGATTTCAAAGATAACAAATGAGGAAACTCTGGGAGGTTCACCATTTTTTGATGTGTTGGTTAATTATGTCGATTTTCATGTTTACAATGAATTAGAGTTGGAAACAGATGAATCATTTGTTAAATCTCGGGAGTTTGATTTCAATGTAAAGTCTTTTGAAGCAACTAATACTGTTTTTGATTTGAATATCAACCTTTCCGGACACGAATTAAAATTAGGCTATGCACTAAAAAGAGGTTTGAAATTAGATATTACACTAGAGAAAATTCATAGTTTAATTGATGAAATTTTATCAATTTATCTCAATTTACCAAATCAAAAATTGAGTGAAACAAATTTATCGATTGATGATCGCGATTTAATATTGAATGTATTCAATGCTACTGCAGTTAAGTATGAAGAGGATAAAACAGTATTAGATTTATTTAAAGAATGTGTTTCAGAATTTCCGGATCGAACAGCAGTGAGCTATCAAGATGCAATTATTAGTTATCAGCAAATGGATGTTCTTACAGATCAGTTGTCCTATTACTTATGCGAAAATTTTGAAGTTCAGTCAAATGATTTAGTGGGTATAAAACTAGAGCGCAGTCAAAAAATGTTGATAGCTATCTTGGGGGTTTTAAAATCCGGAGCAGGATATGTTCCAATAGATACGCATTATCCTGAGACTCGATTAGAATATATAAAAAGCGATAGCAGTTATAAGATCTGCATAGATGATGCCGTATTAGAAATATTTGAAAAAGAAAAAAGCAACTCTAAAATTCCAGCAATACAGAGAACTGTTTCGGGCGCAAACATAGCCTATGCGATATATACATCCGGTTCAACAGGTAATCCTAAAGGAGTTTTAAATGATCACTCAGGATTATATAACAGGTTGTTATGGATGCGGGATGATCTTAAAATTTGCTCAAAGGATGTTATTTTACAAAAAACGCCCTATACTTTCGATGTTTCCGTTTGGGAACTTTTAATGCCTTCTATAACCGGATGTGAATTAGTTTTTGCTCAACCTGAGGGACATAAAGACCCTGCATATCTTCAGGAAATAATAGCAGAAAAACAAGTTACAGTTATGCACTTTGTGCCTTCGATGTTAGGCATTTTTCTGGAAGAACTAGATCCTTCAAAATGCAAAAGCTTGCGTCATGTAGTTTGTAGCGGAGAGGCTTTACCGGGAGTAATGGTTGAAGAGTTTAAGCAAAAATTACCTTGGGTTCGAATTCATAATTTATATGGACCAACAGAAGCTGCCATCGATGTCACTTCAATTGATTTAACAGAAGTAGATACAAAAAGAGCAGGAGTTACTATAGGAAAACCGGTAGCTAACACAAAAATCTATATCGTAAATAAGCAAATGTCATTGCAACCTGTAGGAATCCCCGGAGAACTTCTTATTGAAGGGATTCAGGTAGCCAGAGGCTATCTGAATAATCCGGAATTAAATTCCGATAGATTTATACCTAGTCCATTTAATAGCCAGAAGCGGGCCTATCGCACAGGAGATTTAGCAAAATGGCTTCCAAATGGAGAGATTTCTTATCTGGGAAGGATTGACAATCAAGTTAAAATTCGAGGAAACAGGATAGAATTAGGCGAAATAGAAACCAGGATTCAAGAATTCGATTACGTAGAGCATGTTGCCGTATTGGTAAAAGGTGATTCGACTCTTCGTAAATATCTGGTAGCTTATGTTATTTCAAAATCAGGATATACCCAAGAACTGTTATTTGACCACCTAAAAGATAGTTTACCGGATTATATGATCCCAAGCCGGATTATAGAGTTGGATAGTTTTCCATTAACCAACAGTGGAAAATTAAATAGAAAAGCCTTATCAGATCTAAAAGAAGAGACAGCTGTTTCAAGTTATGAAGCCCCTAGAAATGAGATGGAATCTGAACTGGTATCGATATGGGAAGAAGTTTTAAAGCAGAATAAAATTGGTATTCGGGATAATTTTTTCTGGATAGGAGGAGATTCGATTCTGTCCATCCGATTGATTAGTAAAATTAATAAGAAGTTCGATGTGAGTTTAACGATTGCTCAATTGTATGAATTTAATACGATTTCAGATTTAACGGATCAAATAAAAAACAATGTTAACTCCTCTGAAGAGCATGAAATTGTTAGAGAAGATATTCTAATGTCATTTGATAAATTGAGAGAAGAGATTATGTGA